The window TGGCTGCTAAAGTATTTAGAGCTGAAGCATCATGACAACTGAAACTTGCATCAAATcgttaagggggaaaaaaggctgaAGGGATAGAGCAAACGtggcaaaatgttaaaaagtagTGAAACTAGGTGAAGCATGTACAGGTTTCCCCTGTACTTTCTTTGAATTcttctgtaagtttgaaattaaaaaaaaaaaaaaaaaactggaagaagCTAAAGCTTTCATAATAAAAACGGGGAAATTATGCAAtgttcagtgaaaaaaataaggATACAAAATTGTGTATACCACAATTATagctatataaaaataagaacaagagAAATGATCTTTATTCATTTCAACATTTGTTAAGCTCTTGCCACACGACAGGCTTTGCACTAACTGATGGGAACACCCAGATCCCCTTCAGAACCCTGAATCTATGGTGCAATGCTTAACATGCTTAAGTACAAGACTTTGGATTTGGCAAACTACACCCAAGTCTTGAGGGCCTCACCTCTGTATCCTTGGTTCCTAGCAAGCTACCTGGCCCCATGAGGTGCTCAACAATGCCTGATTCTGAAAGTGCATTAACAGAAGTTTAAGATAAAAGTAAGTTCACAGTGTAcataaagtattagagctttttaattgtcatttaaacTATCCTTATGATATCCTCCCCCATCCTCATGTGACTTTACTTCCTAATCTTTCTCACTATGAGTTCACCCCTTCTTAATGGTATGCTGGTTCACTCAACCCATGCTGACCTCTTGGCTTGGAATGACCATTTACTCCTTTGCTTCATCTGTCCACACCCTACCCAGTTCAGGTCTACCCCCTGTGTGAAGTCTGACAACTTTTGTTTCAGACTTGATTTGATTCCATTCCTCTGAGCTGTCAGAGGCTTAGCTCCGTATTTCTTAAACATAGGTGGCTTCATTTGACACCTACCATTGTAAGCACTTTATAGTTTTCAAAGCCTGTTCCATCATTTCCATCATTCCATGTCCATGATTTCCCCTAATCCTCACACGACAGTCATCATACCCTTTGCAGATATAAGGAAGATAAGAATCAGTGGCAAGAGGAGGGTCTTGCCGTTGATCCTGAGATGTGTCTAGAGCCCACAATTACTGTTAAACACCTGGTGACTGAGGAAACCCTCCAATATGAATCTACTGGATCATTCTTCTAGAACTTATTATcgttataataaataaatatatttatttatatctttgctTTGTTAgtcaattttaaacaaatatctacttatttattaggttgcactgagtcttagttgcaaaATCTTCAATCtccattgtggcatgcaggatctttcagctgcagcatgtggaatctttaattgTTCCATGTAGAacttttaattgtggcatgcggaatctaattccccgactagggatggaacccagatcccctgctttgggagcacagagtcttagcccctggaagAGTCTtagcacctgggaagtccattagtCATATTTGAAGTTGCATATTTTTATGATGTTCATGATATTTTCTCTATTATACCTCATGAAACCAGACACAATATGAGACATTTCAATACCTCCTACAGTTCTGCCCCTCAAAGTGTGGTGGGAGGACCAGCTGCATCTGAATCACTTGGAAGCCTGTTAGAATTCCACCGAAATTCCATCCCAGCTAGACCTACAGAAACTTCAGTTTAAAACAAattccccccaaaaataaaaaataaataaaacaaattcccCAGGAgatttgtgttcattttataGTTTGAGAAGCACCATCCTGTAACACCAACTAGAATATGCACAAAGCagaaactcaacaaatattttgagGCCTGGGGCCCTGGGAATCCTACGAGATTCTCAGTTTTGCCATCACATCTTACTCTACTCCAGTTTTGAGCCTCCTTCCCCTTGAGGCCTCAGGTGGCTCTTTGCTCCCTCACAAAGCAGATATGAGTCTAAGAGTAAGGGAGACTTTGGTGTCAGAGGGATGGATGCTGATGAAGTGAAGCGGCTGTCTTTCCAGCAGAGTTAAAAGCAAGTGTTGGAGTCGGGCCTCAGGGCTACAATATTTCTGGGGAGAAATTGGCTTTATTTCTAAGACAAAAATGCCTATCGCTTGAGCATCCAAGCCTCTGGGGATTAAGGGGTTTGTGATAGACAACACTGGAACTGTTTCTAGACTTGATTTATTGACTTGTCTGTTTCTATTCTGTCACTAATCTGACGGACAAGGAAACCCGGGACATGAAAGAATTTCTGCGTGTTTGAGCTCTCTGCCATCAGGGTTGGGTCGACCTGCTCAGAGTGGGTGAACTCAGGGATGGGAGGCGTTTGTGCAAGGGCTGTTTGCCTGTGAGGAGGGCGTGTGTGGAAGCCACTCGGGAGAAGTGGGTGCCTCTAGGGAGCTGATTGTCTGTGATGTGAGATGTCTGCCTGGAGTGGGTTAGAGTATGTGCAGTGAAAGCGTTTGGATGGGAGAAGGGAGGCGGGGCTCCCATAGCAGCATGCCGAAACCCGGTAGTTACAGACTGGTCCTACCGAGCAGCCCTCATCTCGGCCCCCCACCTCTGCCTGCGCCCAACCCTAGCTTTTCCTCCTAGGATAATATTTCCCAGTTGGGAGGCCTTGGGGAGGGGCAGAAGGCGCCGGAGGGCCAGGAATTCAGGAGTCTAAGGACTCCCCTCTCAGGATCGCGCTAGGTGGGagttgggggggcggggtggaaACAGACGTGGGCAGGTGAGCCCCTGCAGGGACAGGCGTGGAGACACGTGGAGGATTTATCCTCAGTTCATCCTCAGGAGTCGGATGCCCTGCCCTGGGGTCGCCACTTCGCCTGTTCGGCGAGCACACAGGCTGGAAACCCGTCCCCCTGCTCTCcgtggggcgggggggaggtcGACCCCTTTAGGTAGCGGAACCCCGCCTCTCCCTTGTTACCGACGAGCCCCGCCCCCTCTCGCCGCCCGGCGGAGCTCCGCCCCCCGCCCGGCCACCACTCTCCCCTAGCTCAGTCTGGCCGGCCCCATGTTACTGAGCGGAGCTCCTCCGGCCGGCTCCGGCCCGGGGCCAAGGGCACAGGGGAACGCGGGGGGCGGCCCGGCGGGATCGCGCCGCGGCGCCGGGGGTGCAGGAGCCGGCCCAGGAGGGGGCGGCAGCGGCGGAGTGGCCAAGTGGCTCCGGGAGCATCTGGGCTTCCGCggggggggcggcggcggcggcggaggtgGGGGCAAGCCGGCGCCCCCCGAGCCGGACTACCGCCCCCCCGCACCTTCCCAGGCCGCGCCCCCCGCACCTCCCCCGGACATTTTGGCTGCCTACCGGCTGCAGAGGGAGCGTGACTTCGAAGACCCCTACTCCGGGGGGCCGTCCGGCACCGCTGCCCTAGccacccccgccgcccccggccccacgccgcccccGCGCCATGGCTCGCCCCCCCACCGCCTTATTCGGGTCGAGACCCCTGGCCCCCCAGCTCCTCCGCCTGAGGAACGAATCTCTGGACACCCCGCCAGCAGCGACAGGGTGAGTGCCACGCCGGGCCGGGGGCGGCCAGAAGGAGAGGTGGTCGGAGGTCTGAGGCTTACGAGAGGGACAAAGGTGGCCTGACCGGGGCCGGGCCCCTCGGTGTCACGGTTCCTGGCGGACACGGTCTTAGTCTCTGACCCGGGGCTCGGAGGCTTCATCCACCTTTGTTCAGATTCTGGACCTTCTAATTTGGGACGTGCGCCCCAAACTCTGCCTCTTTCCCTTATTATCGCCCCGGAACTAGTGACCCTCCCCCTCCCAGGCTCTGCTCTCTTCTTCGCAGCCCCCGGAGCCTAATCAGGGAGCCTTTTTCTAACGGAATTTGAGCCCCGCTTCTCCCCAGTTTATGGCCTTTCAGCCCTCCGGGAGCAGCAGCTCACTGCCCTTTGATCTCTGACCCCTCCCCCCCAGGGCAGAGTGAGCACAAagctccttcccacctcctgtTAAGAAAGCCCAAGCATCTTTGCAGGTGCTAAAGCGCCAGGAAGGAGGTGAAGGCTGGTTTTCTCCCTGTGGACACAGCAAGAGCTGGCTTTTGCCTTAACCCATGGTACTGGAGACGGGTGGACTGTTGAGCAGGGTAGACTGTTGTTCTTAGCAAGCCAGAACCAGCAGTATGCATCTCTTCACCAAGAATGCTGACCACTGAGGTACAGGCAGGGCCACTCCTGTTCTCCCTCCCTATCTCCCCAGGTATGGGGACagtcaggctttcctggtggctcagtggtaaagaatccgtctgctaatgcaggagactcgggtttgatccctgggtcaggaacatccactggagaaggaaatggcaacccactccagtattcttgcctgggaaatcccatggacagaggagcctggcgggctgcagtccacagggtcacagtcagacacgacttagcaactaaataacaacaacgtGGGGGCAGTCAATGCTCAGAACCTGTTGCCCAAAAGGGGCTAAGCAACTGAACCCACTCCTTCTCTCTTCTTGGCCTTGTCTTCCCGGTGTCCATTCTAAGGATGGCTAGAACTTTTCATGGATCTTCAAGCTTAGGGTTCTCACCATTCCTGAGAACATCTATTGTGGCTCAAAGCCCCAGGTAGAGGAACCACCCCCCGGCCCAACTCATGTGGCCTGAGAGCTGAAAGCCATCCTCAGTCCCCTGTGACCCCAAATTCTAGGAAGATGACTCTGTGGGTGGCCCTGGCTCTGTTGTTCCTCTTCACTGACCTCTGGGAGCTTGCTCTGGGGCTTACTCCCCTCTCCTCAGCAGAGAACAGTTTTCTTTGATTGGAGAGCAAAATTGCTGTCTGAATCCATTGGCTCCAGTGTTGAGGTTTTCAGCTGAAAGTGTGATGCTGTTCTGTCCAATTTCCTGGGTAAGAGAGATATGTCGGGGTCAGAGAGAAGCCTCAGGAATGTGAGTTATTTTTCCCTGAGTTCCTGCCATGGGGCACGGCTGCCCATCCTGGGCACAGACCCTTCGCCTGCAGAAGGCGACTGTGTCCCCACGTGTCCTTAGGCTCCTCTTCTTCCTAATTTTCCCTGTTGATGATGGTGGCGGTGGTGGCAGTGGCTTTGTTCTTTCTATTGACCAGTTAGTCTCCTCCTGCCTGACCATTGCCTGTGGGCATGTGGGCCTGGACTGTCCCTGGCTCTCCTCCTCTCTGCATCCTCTTTGAATGGCATAACAGGCTGCCCACCAAGCCATGGGCTCCTCTGGGACAGGACCATGTCCTCATATTGTGTctcacagtgcctgacacagaatTTGGCATAAAGAGGGATGGTGCATAAATAAGTCCTGAGTGGTGACTGTGCATTGCCATAGTGACCTGAGGGTGAGCAATTCCCCTAACTAAAGCTCCGCATGTCCATATTCTCACAGAGACCCTAAGGAAGGGGCTGTGCCCACACAACCATGTGGAAACCCACAGCCTCTTCTCACCGAGGGCATCCATCCTCCCCCCAGTCGGCTCTGTGATCTGTGGGCTAAgcggtgtctgactcctttgtcaGCTGTGGGGACAGAAATGAAGTGGAGCACTCGGTGGTTTAGTGGGTGTGTGAGAAAGACTCAGGAAGCTATCTGAGCTGGCCCCAGGGCAGGGAAGCTGACCTGGggccgcgccccccgccccccccccacccccccattcaGAGAGAGCAGCTCCATCCTCTCAGGAACAGAGTTTGGATCTTCTTAGGAAGAGCCCAGACTGCACACCTGAGCCCCTCACCCTAAGCCCAGGTGGCGGCCCGTGCCTGCAGAGCTCGCACAGAGTTGTGGCTTCTAGATGGTGAGCCGGCCTGGCTCCCCCGAGCTCCTGCTCAGTCGGTGTTTCTGTTCTGTGTGGCTGCTTTCTCCTTAGTCTCTGTTTCCCCTCCTCTTAGCCCTGCAGGTCCCCTTGGCTTGTTGCTTTTAGGTCACTTCCTAAGGCACAATGAAGCTGGGCCCCAGGTTTTGCCTTGGGCTGGCTCATTTCTCTCCTTCTGCAACCCAGCAGTGGTGCTGGGTGGGTCAGAACCCTCTGAGAGAGGCTGGATCATGAGGTTTGATGAAATGGGTGGAAATGCTTCTGTGATGAGCCAGAGAGATTGAAGGGGAATGGGCCCAGTGGATGTGGGGTCAGGAGAGAATAGGCCTTCAGACAGGCCCCTGAGAGGCCTGGGGGCTCAAGACCATTTGCCTTCTCCCCATGCAGGGCTCTGGCTGCTGGCCCACCTTGAGACCCATGGCTGCAGTTGGCAGGGGTGCACGGGTGGCCATCTGGGCAGGCCTGGCAGGGCAGGTGTGGGAGCAGCAGGAGCCGCGCCCTGCACCAGGCAGGCAGGGCCTCGCCATCTGGCTGCAGGAAGGCTCCCTCTTGGTCCTGGGCCCTGTCTGGCCATCAGGCTGTGTGCTCTGGCAGAGGGGCTAGAGAGCTATGCCTTCCCTTGCTTTGCTCCCTTTTCTCAGACCTTCAATGGGAAAAACCTGATCTAATTAGCAAAGGGggctggggatgggagaggggccCTGATTGGATGAAGCTTTGAGTTGCCTCTGACCATCTGCAGTGTGTCCTTTGCCTCCATCATGCCAAGATGTGTGAGAGAGACGGACAGAGATAGAGAATGAGAGTGAGAGCAAAACAGAGGTGATGTGAGCAATAAGACAGGCATCTTGTATGAACTGAAACTAAGGTTCTTGTCCCTAGCTCACAGAGGGGCCGCTAGGGTTCACGAACCTCCAGAAATAGTGCGCAGATATTTGGGTGAGCAAGCACTTTTCTGCGAAACGGCTCACAGCTCTTCAGTTCTCATTGGTGTTCACAGGGCCCAAAATATTAAGAACTTTGAAAAATAGATGCTATACCTCATAGATGATTTTCATGTGGACTTGGATCCTCCAGGCCCAATTTGGAAACGAGTGAGCAGATAAGCAGGAGGAAGGAAGTGAAGGATACATTCTAGGTGCCAGAAGATGAACAAGCTGTGCCTGCCCTGGGGTTAGGAGGGCAGGTAGGGGCCCTCCCTTGGCCAGTGTTTATGGTCATCATTAAATGACACTGTCCCAGGCACCACTTGGGAGGCCGAGGTCTTGCCTTTTTTGGGTTTGTTTgctttaattttccttcttatgACTTGCACAGACTCTGTTTATCTTACACCTGTCCTCGTGTCCCCAGTGatggaggaaaagagaagggTCTGGATCAAGGGACCCCTGTGGACTGGTTAGACCTCTGAACCTTCTGCAGCCCGGGCTGGCCATCTGTGCTGCGATAGGTGCGTTGAGGAGGGCTGAGGCCCGCGGCTACTGTGGGATGGTGTGGCAGGCCTGTCCACTCTCTCCACTACTGCCTCCTCATGCTGCGACACTCCCTCCTCTGGAAGACACCTGTGGCTTGTTGGCCAGTGACTCAGTGACACCGTAGCCCTGGTGCTTTCCCTTTGGGAGCCAGGGACAGGCAGGAGCCTGTAACCTGAATGGGAGTAGCTGGCTGGGGTCCCGGGCTTGGAGGGGTGCCTGGAGCCAACACCAGCTGCCCTCTCTGGAGAACCAGTGTGGTATGAGAGGAGAGCAGAGAAGGGGCCCAGACCCTGCATACAGTGCGCCTGTCATGCTTCCAGAGCCCAGGGCCCAACCCTGTAGCTTCACAGCACCTTGTCAAGGTGCTTCTTCTCTCTCTTGGagcttgttttgtgtgtgtgtgtcactgtgAGCTCCTGAAGGGTCCCgaaatttgttcttttcatatcTAACAATGTAATCATGGACATTCACTGAGCCTCTACCTCATATCTAGCACTGTTTGAAGCAGCTCATGTATACTAGACCAgttgatcctcacaacaaccctataagGACAAGTCTGGTCTGTTATTATTCCAGCATTACAAATAGGGAGACCAGGAATGTTGAGTCACGCTTACTTGGTTTCACAGCTAGTTAGGAAAGCTGAAAGCTGACGTTCTCAATGGGGAGCCTAATTCCAGACTGACTACCAGTATCATGCATGGGACCTTTGCACCTGCCCAGAGGAGCCCTGCAGAGAGAGGAAGTGTCACTAAGCATTTGCTAATGAACAAGGGGAAGGAGACTCTTAAAGAAGGAATGAGGATTGCATTCTATGCTGAGTTCACAATTTCCTGAATGCTGAAGGCCGCACTTGCCCCTGAATCCCAAAGTGGCCTCAGACAGACTTTGTAAGAGTCTTACAAGGGTTAGTAGCAAGGGTTAGTTAGTACCTGTCAGTGACGTTTGAATGTTTTACAGGCATGGCATTGCTTTGTGGTTAGAAAAGGATAATAACAGATTTGCTTCATGTGAAGGCATTTCCCTGGCAGATAATATTGGGAAAGGCATTCCGGTAAGTGGGAACAGAAAGTGCAAACAGTTTGATCTTGAGGAAGGTAAATATCAGTAGTACACCATTTCCAAAACTGACAGATTTTCAGTGGAAAAAGGATTTCATAGTTAAAATAATTTGGAGAAATGCTGAATTAGACAAAATTAGTTTATTCTTTTGACTATAGGACTTCTCATAGCCTTTAACATGCTAAGGTGTATATTACATCTACAAGTAGAGGAGGGAAGATGCTACATTTCCCAATTCTT of the Muntiacus reevesi chromosome 7, mMunRee1.1, whole genome shotgun sequence genome contains:
- the SHF gene encoding SH2 domain-containing adapter protein F isoform X6, which translates into the protein MLLSGAPPAGSGPGPRAQGNAGGGPAGSRRGAGGAGAGPGGGGSGGVAKWLREHLGFRGGGGGGGGGGGKPAPPEPDYRPPAPSQAAPPAPPPDILAAYRLQRERDFEDPYSGGPSGTAALATPAAPGPTPPPRHGSPPHRLIRVETPGPPAPPPEERISGHPASSDRLAILEDYADPFDVQETGEGPIGASGVPEKVPENDGYMEPYEAQKMMAEIRGSKETAAQPLPLYDTPYEPEEEGATPEGEGAPWPRESRLPEDDERPPEEYDQPWEWKKERISKAFAAGITGPSAEQMPRTCSGCAKRPAIWCATVRPARTTSPCPSKRKQIQRGM
- the SHF gene encoding SH2 domain-containing adapter protein F isoform X7, whose protein sequence is MLLSGAPPAGSGPGPRAQGNAGGGPAGSRRGAGGAGAGPGGGGSGGVAKWLREHLGFRGGGGGGGGGGGKPAPPEPDYRPPAPSQAAPPAPPPDILAAYRLQRERDFEDPYSGGPSGTAALATPAAPGPTPPPRHGSPPHRLIRVETPGPPAPPPEERISGHPASSDRLAILEDYADPFDVQETGEGPIGASGVPEKVPENDGYMEPYEAQKMMAEIRGSKETAAQPLPLYDTPYEPEEEGATPEGEGAPWPRESRLPEDDERPPEEYDQPWEWKKERISKAFAAGITGPSAEQMPRTCSGCAKRPAIWCATVRPARTTSPCPSRAVRVSCT